One genomic segment of Aliarcobacter cibarius includes these proteins:
- a CDS encoding response regulator transcription factor, which yields MNILLIEDDITLNDTIAEYLKFKGDDIESLEDGDKAIEIIDSKVFDLYIIDINIPNINGLDLLKYIRQKDTKTPIIIITASLELENFKTAYKSGCDDYIKKPFYLEELDIRINKLMSKKFDRNNIIKISNSISFDMEYEELIVDGIIKRLRKKERRLLSLLLQNVNNTVTNEMIENYVWENEIKESYPIRQLINDLRKVFDNGEKFIFMERGLGYRFEIKD from the coding sequence ATGAATATTCTATTAATTGAAGATGATATAACATTAAACGATACAATCGCTGAATATCTTAAATTTAAAGGTGATGACATTGAATCACTTGAAGATGGCGATAAAGCAATAGAAATTATTGACAGCAAAGTTTTTGATTTATATATCATTGATATTAATATTCCTAACATAAATGGATTGGATTTACTAAAATATATTCGTCAAAAAGATACAAAAACTCCAATTATTATAATTACTGCCTCTCTTGAATTAGAAAATTTTAAAACTGCTTATAAAAGTGGTTGTGATGATTATATTAAAAAGCCTTTTTATCTAGAAGAATTAGATATAAGAATAAATAAGCTAATGTCAAAAAAATTTGATAGAAATAATATTATAAAAATCTCAAATTCAATTTCTTTTGACATGGAATATGAAGAATTAATTGTTGATGGAATTATTAAAAGACTTAGAAAAAAAGAAAGAAGATTACTCTCATTGTTATTACAAAATGTAAATAATACTGTTACTAATGAAATGATTGAAAATTATGTTTGGGAAAATGAGATAAAAGAATCTTACCCAATTAGACAATTAATTAATGATTTAAGAAAAGTTTTTGATAATGGTGAAAAATTCATTTTTATGGAAAGAGGATTAGGATACAGATTTGAAATTAAAGACTAA
- a CDS encoding MarC family NAAT transporter — translation MIELFNNIVLGLLILVPLVNPVSTVALFIILSSNMTKQAKDRQALLASIYVFFIIVLSFYFGQFIMRTFGISIPGLRIAGGLIVAYIGFRMLFIAKKVHDGQNEESENIAFVPIAMPTTAGPGTIAMVISAASTVSSGQIDTPDWIIHVSSIVVPLLLSIILWLSLRSADSIMKLIGENGVDAISKIMGFLLVCMGTQFIINGVKEIIINFPN, via the coding sequence GTGATTGAATTATTTAATAATATTGTTTTAGGATTATTAATATTAGTACCATTAGTAAATCCTGTATCAACAGTTGCGTTGTTTATTATATTATCTTCAAATATGACGAAACAAGCTAAAGATAGACAAGCATTACTTGCATCAATTTATGTATTTTTTATAATCGTACTATCATTTTATTTTGGACAATTTATTATGAGGACTTTTGGTATTTCAATTCCGGGACTTAGAATTGCAGGTGGATTGATAGTTGCTTATATTGGTTTTAGAATGTTATTTATTGCAAAAAAAGTTCATGATGGGCAAAATGAAGAATCTGAAAATATTGCTTTTGTTCCAATTGCAATGCCAACTACCGCAGGTCCAGGAACGATTGCTATGGTTATTAGTGCCGCATCAACTGTAAGTAGTGGTCAAATTGACACACCTGATTGGATTATACATGTATCATCTATAGTTGTTCCTCTTTTATTGAGTATTATTTTGTGGTTAAGTTTAAGAAGCGCAGATTCAATTATGAAATTAATTGGAGAAAATGGAGTAGATGCAATATCTAAAATAATGGGTTTTTTACTTGTTTGTATGGGAACTCAATTTATTATAAATGGAGTAAAAGAAATAATTATTAATTTTCCAAATTAA
- a CDS encoding IS256 family transposase, variant Zn-binding type — protein MCPKCLSKNTKKIGKRNEIQRYQCNNCGKKFQSKRRPEKLENSLFKEYVYHRQTLQDLATKYNKSIQWVHYKIKEYLPIAKVHNPRAVNLICDATFYGKRKDKLGTLVFMDSITHEILIWKHIQTERVDDYKYLLVELLNLGYTILSVTIYGKRGVNSVFKDYPVQMCHFHQKRIIQRYITLHPKLEASQELKKIMTRLKYSDENRFTKALDIWYIKYKSFLDEITIHPDSQKSSYTHKKLVAAYRSIRNNLPYLFTYKNYKKLNLSNTTNLIEGGVFSPLKILIKIHRGLSKSLKLKIVDDYLVSYKKKE, from the coding sequence ATATGTCCAAAATGCTTATCAAAAAACACAAAAAAGATTGGTAAAAGAAATGAAATTCAACGTTATCAATGTAATAATTGTGGTAAAAAATTTCAATCAAAAAGAAGACCTGAAAAACTAGAAAATTCTCTTTTCAAAGAGTATGTTTATCATAGACAAACTTTACAAGATTTAGCTACTAAATACAATAAATCTATCCAATGGGTTCATTATAAAATTAAAGAATATCTTCCTATTGCAAAGGTACATAATCCAAGAGCAGTAAATTTAATATGTGATGCAACTTTCTATGGTAAGAGAAAAGATAAGTTGGGTACTTTAGTTTTTATGGATAGTATCACTCATGAGATATTAATTTGGAAACATATACAAACAGAAAGAGTAGATGATTATAAATACTTACTTGTTGAATTATTGAATCTAGGATATACAATTTTATCTGTAACAATATATGGTAAGAGAGGTGTTAACAGCGTATTTAAAGATTATCCAGTACAAATGTGTCATTTCCATCAGAAACGTATTATTCAAAGATATATAACATTACATCCAAAACTAGAAGCTAGCCAAGAGTTAAAGAAAATTATGACTAGATTAAAATATAGTGATGAGAATAGATTTACAAAAGCATTGGATATTTGGTATATAAAATATAAATCTTTTTTAGATGAAATTACTATTCATCCTGATAGTCAAAAAAGTTCATATACTCATAAAAAACTTGTAGCTGCTTATCGTAGTATTAGAAATAATTTACCATATCTTTTTACCTATAAAAATTATAAGAAATTAAATCTTTCAAATACAACAAATTTAATTGAGGGTGGAGTATTTTCTCCATTGAAAATATTAATAAAAATACATAGAGGTTTGAGTAAAAGTTTGAAGTTAAAGATTGTTGATGATTACTTAGTTAGCTATAAGAAAAAAGAATAA
- a CDS encoding YbgC/FadM family acyl-CoA thioesterase yields the protein MQIRVYYEDTDCGDMVYHSNYLNFCERARSELFFKKGLLPHSNSEFFVVKSCKANWIKSAKFADILDINTRLIEKKAASIIMKQEIFRQNELIFEAEFKLAFLKSGKPAKIPSKIFEILEN from the coding sequence ATGCAAATAAGAGTTTATTACGAAGATACAGATTGTGGAGATATGGTTTATCACTCAAATTATTTAAATTTTTGTGAAAGAGCAAGAAGTGAACTTTTTTTTAAAAAAGGTTTACTTCCTCATTCAAATAGTGAATTTTTTGTAGTTAAATCATGTAAAGCAAACTGGATAAAATCTGCGAAATTTGCAGATATTTTGGATATAAATACTAGATTAATAGAAAAAAAAGCTGCTTCAATTATTATGAAACAAGAAATTTTTAGACAAAATGAGCTTATTTTTGAAGCGGAGTTCAAGTTAGCATTTTTAAAAAGTGGAAAACCAGCAAAAATTCCATCAAAGATATTTGAAATTTTGGAGAATTAA
- a CDS encoding phospholipase D-like domain-containing protein, translating to MKKILLILFFVLNLYSNEAYILPEDSNYLKEKIRYEILTSKESIFVAMYNFSYKSIAKDLIKASKNGTKITVLLDKTKVEEDDEVYNMLIEANINVILVEDKKMHLKMMLFDNKLALIGSLNFTKKSFEENIDMAYFIKDWKLVGKLKDFVAKFE from the coding sequence ATGAAAAAGATTTTACTTATACTATTTTTTGTATTGAATTTATATTCAAATGAAGCATACATTTTACCTGAAGATTCTAATTATCTAAAAGAAAAAATTAGATATGAGATTTTAACTTCAAAAGAATCTATATTTGTTGCTATGTATAATTTTTCGTACAAAAGTATTGCAAAAGATTTGATTAAAGCCTCTAAAAATGGTACAAAAATTACAGTTTTACTAGATAAAACAAAAGTAGAAGAAGATGATGAAGTTTATAATATGCTAATAGAGGCAAATATAAATGTTATTTTGGTTGAAGATAAAAAAATGCATTTAAAAATGATGCTTTTTGATAATAAGCTAGCACTAATTGGAAGTTTGAATTTCACAAAAAAATCTTTTGAAGAGAATATAGATATGGCATATTTTATTAAAGATTGGAAATTAGTTGGAAAATTAAAAGATTTTGTAGCAAAGTTTGAATAA